The sequence TTAAAATGATTTCTAATTAGAAATTGTTTCTGGTTATACTATATAAATATATGCCTCCCAATCTAACAGACAGACCAGGATCATTAAAAATGGAAAACCTGGATAAGATAATGAAGGAACTGAAGAAAACCGGCATGAAACAGACACCACAGCGCATAGAAGTAGTTAGGGCTCTTCTAAAGCTGAAAGAAAAGCATCCCACGCTTAATCAAGTATACAATGAGGCAAAAAAGAAAGTTCCCACACTCAGCTTTTCCACGCTATATACGATTGTTAAGAAACTAGAGGAACTAGGCGTCATAAAGCTCTTCGACCTGCTAGGAGAAACAAGAATAGAGGTAAACAATAAACCCCACATTAACATAATAGACCTTAGTAATGGAGAAATAGATGACTATAATGACGATTCTCTGGTGAAGGAAATAGTTGAAGAGACAGGATTAGACCGCAGTGACTTCGTATTAATCAATATTCTCGTCTACAAGGAGAAGACTAGTAAGTAACTATTGTACACTTAGAATATACATTTGTTCCTATGACCGCAGCTAGGATCGTATAACTCGTTTATAACTATCCTGGTTGGCTTGGGGTATTGGTATAATTTCCCAGTACTATATAGCCATGGTATTGGCTTGCCGTGAATAAAGTTGTCAACTAGCATGCTCGCAACTCCGGGAGCTCTCATAATGCCATAGCCA comes from Candidatus Tiamatella incendiivivens and encodes:
- a CDS encoding transcriptional repressor — its product is MENLDKIMKELKKTGMKQTPQRIEVVRALLKLKEKHPTLNQVYNEAKKKVPTLSFSTLYTIVKKLEELGVIKLFDLLGETRIEVNNKPHINIIDLSNGEIDDYNDDSLVKEIVEETGLDRSDFVLINILVYKEKTSK